In Saprospiraceae bacterium, the sequence TCAGAACTGAGCAACAGATCTCCGATGATCATGGGCTACGCGTTGGGGTCAAAGGTGGTGGATGCTCAGGTTTTACTTATATCCTTGGATTCGATCAACCAAAGGAAGGCGATATGCGCTTTGATGCAGATGGCATGCAAGTATTATTAGACAAAGGCCATGCCTTGTATCTGCTTGGCATTGAAATCGATTGGGTAGATGGGCTTAATAATCGTGGTTTTACGTTCAACAATCCCAATGCTAAGAGCACTTGTGGCTGTGGCACTTCATTTGCAGCTTAAGGGCTGAAATAATTGTGTGATTAAGTTTCGCTTTACTGATTATAAATTGGCA encodes:
- a CDS encoding iron-sulfur cluster assembly accessory protein, which codes for MPDTTTETKPLSLTASAINQLKRIRTEQQISDDHGLRVGVKGGGCSGFTYILGFDQPKEGDMRFDADGMQVLLDKGHALYLLGIEIDWVDGLNNRGFTFNNPNAKSTCGCGTSFAA